tggacataggcctcccccaaagagtgccacaatgaccgtaTGTATTATAATACTTACAATTTAAGTCATGTATAGCAGTGAATTTTGTATTGTGACTATTGTGCAATGTGTACAAACGACATATAACTTAAATTTTTATTGCACTGCACTCCTTGACTCTTATCAATAGTGGTCTTAGAAATTGCCAATTCAGACCATTGGGCTTGAAGATAAAGTAGAGTTCATTACTATTAGTATTAATGTCAATAATCATGATACTTCGATAGTAGGTATCGTATCCaggaaataaaatatgtagtcTATACATATATGAGAATTGAGTAAAGtttgtaattaaaataagtaagatAGGTACGTTTGAAGGCGGTAATGATATTCCAACACCGAAAATGTGTTAAAGTCACCTACATAGGCATAGGCATAAAACTACAATGATCGGCCATGGAACGACCTTGAATCTTACTGGGGCGCGgcgtaggtatacctactacaATGCATGTAGGGCAAGGAAAAATGCACATAGAAACATCACAGTATAACATTTAGAGCAAGAAGGGCAAGAGGTACGCGCAGGCGTACCAGGGTGCCTCGAGGATATCGATTCCAGAGGGCTGCGTGCGCCGGGCCCGGAACATTCGTAACGCTTTACCACCAGCTGACCAGTATAAAGCTGAACGCCAGCTACGCATAGTTGTAATGACTCCTAGGCTCATTTTACAATGGGCTGATGAGTCGGAGTAGAAAGTCTTTTGCGAAGGGTGCAGATTTcccgcgcgcgcgcgcgcgggGAGCAAGGCGAGGGCCCGCGCCCGGACCGGGACCCTCACATTACGTAACGCAACACGCACAGTACGGCGCACAAACAatgtgattttattttcttgaatttTTCTACTGTTTCGATTATACAAATTTTAGGATTAGTATCGTGATATTTAGTTAAGTGTCGCGCGACTTTAATTTCGCTATCGTTTTAGATGTCTAGTGTAGAATAATGTTTGATACAACTTGCAACTGCAGTTTTGTTTTGGTGAAAATCTATCGTGAATTGCGCAATTTATAATAACCATGGACGAGAAGATTGAAAGTCGTCGACGAGTGAATCTTGAACTTGGGATCTCGGAGACAAGGCAGTGACTTGTGTGAAATCGGTCGATCGGTTTTGAAAACTTTCTAAAATTTTTGTAAATCAATAACGCATAATTAAAATAGAGACAATACGTAGAAAAAATGAAGACGTTCTTAATGAGGAAACAGAAATATAAATTATGAAAATTGATTAAAATTTTCATAGTGTACTCTTAGTACCTTCAGCAGTTCTTCCTCATTACACAACATGACGATGGGTGAGTGTCGATAATTAATTTCAACATTTTCAGTGGGTAAACATTTTCTTAGTAGTTCTATAGAACTCTCTATTTTTTAATTGAGCTCTATGACTGAAGGATTTCTCATTTCTATAGACTGAAAGGAATGGGAAGTGCCCCTTTCAGCGCCATTACTTCCGCCCAGATCTTTTGTTTGGCATAATTGGTTTCCATAGTAGAAGCTTACAGTTTGGCTTAGGTGATTATTTTGGTGCCTGTTTTCCGAGAGGgcgtattaggtacttattaggCATTTATAACAATTACCGAAACTACCGGAATACTACCTACCTCATAATTACCTACCATGCAAACTTTTTCattgttattttgttttttttggtacctacttataacaaatgtatgactTATTTACGCATTGTAATAAATCGTTTATCGACTTTATCGCATAGGAATACAAAatcatttttttgtaataattatacctattctaattatttaattttaccaACCGATAATTAAACAAAAGTTAAATTTTATATGGATTATCGGGATTATCTCGGAATGAACTTTATCATATAGgtgacaataaaatatttagtctactttggtgtcccactgcttgTTAAAGGCCTACCCTCGTTTTCTCCATtggctaaaaaaaaattagttgtgtaggtataggtatcaaAAGTTACTTTAAAACATCATTTGATTGTACTAAATGGTAGGGTTAGGGTCAAGAGATAAACTAAATGAGCGTAGGCGTTGAACTATAAAACAGAAATGAGACCACTAGACCTGTTCTTGCCGAGAGTGTAACTGAATAGGTACAATGAGATCTTTTGTACTGTCTTGTCTTGGGCACAAGGGCGTTTTTTAAAAGTTTCGATGTACTGTGTGCTATCTGAGAGCTGAGTTGCGTCACCGCCACCGGAAGATGGTAAGATGCTTCAACACTCAACAGCATCTTGCAATTGAACAAAATGGGAGCTTGGGAAGATCCGCGTAAGCACCTTTAACCTATGATCTGCTACTAACTACCTATGTCATTAGTTTCTTTCACTGTTGCAAGAAGTGGTGAGGTAACTCCTTGTCAacttgttaatttaatttgtggcTCTGCTCTACCTTTTTTAATCGTGCGTGATTGTGCGAACTTAGAATATCAGAGCGACGCTGAATTATGAACTaaagtttacatagttattttttattaccatcaTGAAGTTAATTTTATACGATGCCCTAATAAACAGGCGACTTCCCGGAATATTGCACAATTTCTAAACATAGTGCCATGTAAAGCGTAGATTCCTCTAAAGAGTAAAACAGCAACTTTTTTCTTTACAGGAGATTAGATAGGTACATGTTTTTATCTAACACATTGTACCAGTTACTTTTAGAAATGGGTTAAACGTCAGTAACGGTAAATTTCTTATCTTATATTTGCGCAATGTAcagtaaacaaaaaaaaacgctGAGCGCCGCCGAACGCTCTCCTAATCTTCgtaatgttttgttttaataaagttatCGTTATTTTTGCTTAAAATCCACCTGTTCAAACATATTATCCTACACGTTATTCGCTTTCAGTATTGCTTTGGGTAAAATTAAGCAGTTATTAAATTTGTTAGCTAAAGAGTGACGCAAGCGCCGGTCAATGAAGCTCGGGCGGCGCGCGAGCAGTCCGTGCGCGCGCGTTGCACCGACACCGCGTCGACCGAGCGCCGCCCGCGCCTCGCGTTTCCCGCCCTCGCAGTTACGCGACAATTTTCGAACCCCGCGCACTCAATTACTACAGTCAACTCTACTCCCCCTTCACCAACTATTCAACCGAGCGCACCGAGTTCCCGCGTTTTTTTACGATAGATTATCGTATCTGTGTTGTGAGATCATTtttgataagctacaaaaatgATTAATACCAACCACACGTAAATAATAAAACCCAGTGAACTGTTTCATTAGAGATACATCTATTGGAGAAACCAGATATAGTTAACATAATGGAAAAGAGCGATTCATTTGCTATGTATGACATTAATATCagcgataaagacaaaaaagATCCGAATACGGAAAAAGTTTGCGATGGAGACAAAAACCAAGGAACCCAGATCTCGACTTTAATAAAAATTCGTAAGTAACGGCAGCAATACCATAACAAGTATATTGGCCTTTTGTTATTTGTGTTATATTATATTGGAATTATTAAATGATCTGATTCAGTCtatatacttataatatttCCATTTTTAACCATCTATGAATCTATTCTAATACCATTATTTTTGAGTTTTGGATGTTTTCTACATATATGTCGTCGTCAAGTACCCATAAGTTGTGggctcaacacaagccttattgagcttactgtggaactaggtcgattgtgtaagattgtccaattttttttaaccgactttattttttaatgtgaggaaacctgcatacatgcatgcatgcatactgctaaggagcttctaGGGCTCAAAAGGCACATAACCTGCGCGGTGActagaatactgactggacactgtaaGTTGAACAAACACATGTTTCAATTTGGCAAGAAagaaaggtgtatgtgaagtccccaatccgcattgtgctagcgtggggactatagcccaagctctctcgcgcatgaggcctgtgcccagcagtgggacgtacctatataggctgaattatgattaatatttttttataaattatcgTATTTAGTAGGTACTAATAATATATTCATTTGCTAGTATTTAATTGTGATAATCCGCGTAGGAAAAACACGTAGTGGGCTAGTGGTGGGACAGTCGCTTAGAAACTGTATTTAGTTTGTGTAAACAAGTCATAGCCATAAGTTCAATTGTGTAATATGTCTTAATCTTGCTATTTGAAATCCCAAAACAGCTGAAACTAATTTACACAAAAAAGCAAAGTGTagtgtaggtatctaaagtaaaCATCAAATTTAGCAATATTAAGTAGATTAAACTAGACATCTATAATCTTAAGCggtgtaaataaaacaaaaacttgaGGCCCGACTGATTTCCCTCAACAAGTAGGTATACGTAAGCAAGGTAAATGATTTGTCATTGTTTATAAATCTTCTTCGATAAACAATGGCCTTTTCTTGTTCAATACAAATACAATAGTGCTTGACTTTTTTCGTCAGAGTGCGCTAGATAGATTGAGTAGAATGAAAATACGATGACATGTAGAAAGATGAAAAGCTATTGTCTACTTAACTCAGGCCCTGGGAACCTCACGTAACATCTCAGATTATTTCATCCAGCTTATTATCACGGGGTAACTTTTTACTGATCTTAATGTATTAGAAAATCAGAGATTTCCGGAGGATTTCATTAGTCTAAAAACGTCAAGTCTACGCGACCTTACAGTTAGTACTTATATATCTCTACTTGTAGAGCATAATAGAATTTGTTTTTGTAGCGCTGGATTTTGTATGACCGGCTTTTGTTTtctattatattaatttatgtGAATGGTAGACAATGGCACATTATTTGTTTGCACATTAAAAACTCGCAAACCTATTCATTTGTGTTGTTTGTTTGATAGCATAAATATTAGCAAGTACCTACTTGCTAATAGTATAGTGCTTGCTAAAGTTGCTAATagagtaataggtacctacgtatatTTCAGAAAACTGTCAAAAACCCCAAATCTCTTCGTCATACAATATTCATAGGTGACTTGCTGCAAGCGCGCTGCCAGTGACCTTAATTTCACTGGACACTAGCATCGTATTGAATTAGCCGCGCAGCTGATTGACGGGCACGTTTGTCGCTTCCGCTAGTTGTGCCCGATACTGGCACGCGCGTCCCTGGACGATGGGCTAGGCCGGCTAGGGGAACCTGTCGTGTTCCACTCCGCCGCGGCCGGCCAGTTGGCCCACTTGTCTACGACTAGTACCTTAACGAATGGGCAGGGCCCTTATGCGCAATGCTTGAAGAGCACATAGTATCAACCTGTATAAGTGAAATCGCGTAGATTTTTACAGGTTACAGTTCTTGTTTCGCCAAGTGGAATGCTCGGTAAGCTATGAATTTAGTCTGAGTGCTTTTTCATGCCACCGATTAGATGGACCAATATAAGTTTGACCTATGGCGACTTTACAAAACTCGAAGTCAAGTTATACGAAGGATAGCCTAGCCATGCTTTGTGAACTAGATAGCATGTTTCCTGTCTTTTTGTTTTTAAGAATGGGACGAGGTGCAACAGGCTATGTTGCACACTAGAAATTTATGCGCTAGGTCAGGGGTCGCCAAACGTGCAATATTTAAAGGCtactatttaactgatcaccagacttagtaaaatttaataccaaaaaaatctattttaccaccctaaaataatgaatgatcaccaaaattataacaccattttaatgtgaaattattaccaattttattacactttactatccttttaaaggaaatgacaccaaactaatcattattaacccaaaaatactaaatgattaccaaatttcaaaccccattttaatgtgaaatgataaccgaatttttacatcttgctatcctattaaagaaaatgacaccaaaataatcattgtaaacccaaaaatagtaaatgaccaccaaaattagaactccattttaatgtaaaattataaccaaatgtttaatcttgatatcatattaaagcaaatgactccaaaataatcattgtaaacccaaaaattgtaaatgaccaccaaaattgtaaccacattttaattaaaaatgtgcaaatatttaatataattaccgttatcctattaaattaattaatccacttcgtcacctttttctagtagcattttatttctgtaacagtcgcagttctaacctaacctaacccacttttctagtagcatttcgtttctgtaagggtcgcagttcaaacctaacctaaccgaactcacttttctagtagcatttcttttctgcaagggtcgcagttcaaacctaacctaacccacttttctagtagcatttcttttctgtaagggtcgcagttcaaacctaacctatcccacttttctagtagcatttcttttctgtaagggtcgcagttcaaacctaacctaacccatttttctagtagcatttggtttctgtaagggtcgcagttcaaacctaacctaacccacttttctgatagcatttcgtttctgtatgggtcgcagttcaaacctaacctaacccacttttctagtagcatttcgtatatgtatgggtagcagttgaaacttagcctagcccactttttagtagcatttcggttctgtgaggatcgcagttctaacctaacctaacccacttttatagtagcatttcgtttctgtaaaggtcgcagttcaaacctaacctaacctacttttctagtaccatttcgtttctgtaagggtcgcagtgctaacctaacccacttaactgatagcagtttgacttacttttatagtagcataacgaaatgctactagaaaagtagattaggtaaggtaggtatgcggtgcggggtacggggggttgagcgggaggggctagtaattttggcatcagtttactttatttggtaatatgtataaattttttggtaatcatagtggtttatttaggtgaaaatatcgcattaatttggtcttcaagatttggtgatcattaatgatttttggtgatcattcaatatatttggtatttgaatacaatttgaagtgcagtcgtaattaaaatggtggtacttttgtatttttaggccttatttttttggtgttcagtaattttttttggtaagcatgatttttttatttagggtaccaaagtattttttggtggtcattatatttgtagccatattTAAAGATAAAGGAAAAAAATCGTTACTTATTGAAATATCCATTCACTTGCACTATCTCGTAAATGCTTAGTTTCTGTAATATACACATgaattattaggtacaataacgTCGGTATTGCTCCATTGACTGAAATTGTTGATTTGTGGATATTACACACGGAATTGCCGTAATTATAATGCTGATAGGTACTAAATGTTAGGTGAggctgtttttattaaaaaacaatgCAGTGTATCTATCCAATCATATTTTCATTGAAGCATATCTTATCTATAAGGGGTAATGATGACTGGTATTCACTGTATGACTGAGATACCtatatatactcgtatgtataTCTACATCCATAGATATAAAAAGTTCAATAGCTAGTATTGGTATTAAGTAATTTATCAGGAAATTGTATCTAATGCGTATGCCAATAAAATACTTGACGCTTGTTTATTTTCGTGGCCTAGATGTATCACCCAATTGTATTGATGTGTTCTTAATTGAGAAAGCTATTGATAACGATGTGTTAAAGTTGTTTAACTATTTCGATTAATGATTTGCTCTTATGTATATGCAagagttttatttaaataacatcCTTTCAGAGTATTGAGGATTTACACGACTGTGTTTTTACGTCGCTGGACTCGAACAGGGAACTGGGCCTATAGTTCAATACGTTTTTTAGTGGACTAAGCCATAAGGCTACATTCAATAATGAATGAAGGATTTCTTACAATGGTTTTTGTATTAATCTCAATGGAAAATTTGCTTGTTGTGATCCCTTTCCTTGCTCGGACTACCATTGGGAACAATGTAGAGCCGAAAATACAATTCGACTGAAGGGCGCGGATCTCGCTCTACAAATATAAGTAATCAACCATTTAATCAAGGATTAGGACCGGCAGTAATTGTTGACACCGTGCTGAAAACAACATATTTCCGAGAACAAAACCATCACTAATTGCAATGACGTCCTGGCTTACTAATTTTGTACttaattacttatgtttaaccgccttctttttaaatcttgctgtTTCAACAGAACGTGAGCGCGGGGAGCGCGACTACATCGGGTTCGCGACACTGCCGGAGCAAGTTCACCGCAAGTCGGTGAAGCGAGGCTTCGACTTCACGCTCATGGTGGTCGGCGAGTCAGGGCTCGGCAAGTCCACGCTGATCAACAGCCTCTTCCTAGGAGACCTGTACAAGGGTCGGAAAATACCTGACGTCCAAGGTTAGTTCATGTTGATGTGGTTTAATTGTTGCCGGAGCAGGTGCACCGCAAGTCGGTGAAGCGAGGCTTCGACTTCACGCTCATGGTGGTCGGCGAGTCAGGGCTCGGCAAGTCCACGCTGATCAGCAGCCTCTTGCTAGGAGACCTGTACAAGGGTCGGAAAATACCTGACGTCCAAGGTTAGTTCATGTTGATGTGGTTTAATTGTTGCCGGAGCAGGTCCACGTAAGTCGGTGAAGCGAGGCTTCGACTTCACGCTCATGGTGGTCGGCGAGTCGGGGCTCGGCAAGTCCACTCTGATCAACAGCCTCTTCCTAGGAGACTTGTACAAGGGTCGGAAAATACCTGACGTCCAAGGATAGTTCATGTTAAGATGTGTTTTTAATTGTTGCCGGAGCAGGTGCACCGCAAGTCGGTGAAGCGAGGCTTCAATTCAATTTTTCAATTCAAATGGTAGCAAATAATTATATGTTGCATACCATACAATTAGACAGACACGGTATTATATTGAAAGGTTTATAAACTTAAATTACAATCGCTGTTTTAGTTTGTCAAATAAAATTCGAAGTAGAGCGTGTAAAATTAACACTCACTTTCCTTTCTATCCAAATATTTTAAAACCGCAAACGGACGTCTAAtcatctatgaaattatgcaATTTTGTTACAGATAGGATAGAGAAAACCACATCTATAGAAAAGAAAACAATGGAAATAGAAGAGCGAGGCGTTAAGTTGCGTCTGACTATAGTCGACACGCCAGGCTTCGGAGACGCCATTAACTGCGAAGACTCGTGGAGAACTTGCTCGGGGTACATTGACGAGCAGTTTCGGCAATACTTCACAGATGAGAGCGGGCTCAACCGCCGACACATGCAGGACAATAGAGTGCATTGTTGCTTATACTTCGTTCCACCATGGGCTCACAGGtaattcataatatttatttttaacttccTTTACAGTTTAGAGTATGTGGGACACCATGTAAATGATAAGATTTTATCCACTTGCACTGCAACACTGATGGGTAGGTACTACCCGTAGGAATTTAGCATATCGACCCATGATAAAATGATTGGGCACATGAAACTGCAGGGGTTATAACACGCGCATTGTCGATCGCTTAACACGTGAGCGCTAACTATAATCACACACAAGTACTGTAGGGTTAAAATTACATGAAAGTTCGCTGTGTGAGATTTGTTCaagatatattatttaaattgatAACACAGCGAGTACTGTAGAGGAATGGCGACCAACAGCTTCATTTACAAAAGGGTGAATAATTATCGGGCTCGAGTCTTTCTGCAAGGCGAAGAAACCTCCCTCGTTAAGCTGCCCTACTTCTCAGATGAAGCTTTAATTAGTCCCTTTTTTTGAGGTGCTGTATTATTACAATGTCTTGCTAAAGATGGGAATCGATTTCTTTAGGCGAGGCGAGGCGCCATTGATGCGAGCCTTTGTTGCGAGCACCATTACACTGTTACGTGAACGAGGAAAAACAACTATGCATTCAGTATTGTGTGTAATGAGGCAAGTGATTCGAATGGGCAATTTGAGCAAGTAGGCGCTTTTACCAGTCGGGCCATTTGCTCCATTAAACCCTTTCACTGTCATTATCCTTGAATCAGACTCGATACGCTTTCTCTCTAGGAATATTGTTATTCATTATCTCAGtatgaatttatttttattagtatgCATTTAATATACCCACAGATACCTAGATATAGCCTAAAAATTGCAACCACCACACTGTTTTTGATTATTCCAAAGTAAATTTATTCCTAAGGATGTTAAGATTTGTCGTTTTTCACATAGCTCTAGATACTTCAACTCTAGTTTCTCACTTAATTCATCAAAACTAGGCAAATAGGTCTAAATACTTTGGCACTAGCCGGTTGAACATTTTCACGATTCCGCGCCAAAGATTTACATACACTCCCAATAGTCTCGATGTTCTTAATTGATAAGGTGGCAAGTTAGGGACACTCTCAGttcttataacactttaaactctcgcgttttgtaacATATTCACAGTACTTAGTATTTTTTCTCagtacttcttcttcttttcatCCTGTTACCCCTGTTGGGGTGTGGGGGTCGAATCATATTATTCCAGTGACTTTGGTGCTGGAAAGTTTGGGTAACCTCCTCCCATCCCATCCCCAATACTAACACCCAACGCGGGTACACTCAGTACAATGTTTTTAATTCGTTACTTAGACTATCCTACAAAAGAGCCAATCATCTGGTTTATTAGGTCATGGACATAGCGATAGCAAGACGCATTGCGGAAGCATACGTGCTCCTTATGTGGTAACGGTAGTATATCACTTGTGTGACATGACTGACATTATAACATGGTTCGAtaactatatatatttttaaacaaactAAGCGGGCGACACCTTATTAGTCTGCatcattcaataataatacaCTAGCTCATTAAATTGCAAATTAATGGGGTGTGGTTATGTCAGTTATATCATTTGAATTCCTACCAACGTCAACAGCTTTTCGATAATTTGGTATGAAAAGGAACGTAAACTACTGGGACATAACTGGGACGCGTCCATAGAGTATAAtatctaatctatctatctaatacctttaaacgaggaattcttgtttatttatttatttatatatatattttggggatctcggaaacggctctaacgatttctatgaaatttgctatatgggggttttcgggggcgataaattgatCTGGCCAGGTGTTATCTCTGaggaaacgcgcatttttagggttccgtacccaaagggtaaaacgggaccctattactaagactccgctgtccgtccgtccgtccgtccgtctgtctgtcaccaggctgtatctcgtgatctgtgatagctagacagctgaaattttcacagatgatgtatttctgttgccgctataacaacaaaaacaaatactaataacagaataaaataaagatttaagtggggctcccatacaacaaacgtgatttttgaccgaagttaagcaacgtcgggcggggtcagtacttggatgggtgaccgttcttatagataatggtacggaacccttcgtgtgcgagtccgactcgcacttgcccggttttttgagattttatacgttttccgagcaaagctcggtctcctagATATTTGAGTATAGTGAGATGACAAGAGGGTGCGAAATCCCTTACCGTTAATAAAGAAAGGAGAGCAATAAATTTGCGCCAAGGGGTACTTAAAAATGGTTGCGAACTCCTGGTATACATAGAATAACGGTAGGACGTACGTATATAAATGGTTGCGAACTCCTGGTATAGAATAATGTATGTTTGCAGTGTAAGGCAGGTGGATTTGGAGATGATGAGACGACTACACCGCAAAGTGAACATCGTGGTGGTGATAGCGAAAGCAGATTCGTTGACGGCGGCAGAAGTCAAGCGGCTTAAAGCGAGGATACTGGCTGACCTCGAGGATCATCAGATACAGGTTTGCTTTTATTAATCTTGCTAGTAATACATTCGTTTTGTGAGTCACTTGACTTAATAAGTATAACAAACAAttgttaaataattgtatttatgtaaattgATAACTATAAACTGGCACTGATGCCCTACGCTACGCAATTCACAGCTATCCTAAATATGATACGTACTATACGATGGCAACGAAGTTTTACAATCGTAGGTGATTGACTCACTCCCACATTATTAATGTAGCATCAATAGCATCAATCGCGTGGGTGGAATAGCTTTAATGCAACGTAATATTGAGAAACTGGGATGTACTTCGTTATGGTGTAACGTCTACGTACTTATATCATAAAACAcaataactaataataataacaaacgaATGGTGATCGTATGATactgcaaaaatattacaaaccaCGGATTTTTACTAACTGTCCTAAGACTCAATAAAAGGGATTACTTAATGGTGGTTCCTTCTCCAATTTCTATATACtttccagaaaaaaaaaaccattcaaATCTACAAATCAGCTGTACCCACAGAAATATGAATATAAGGTTGTacccaaataaaacaaaagcgTAAAAAAGTTCATTCTTGACAGTGCCATATTTACAAgagataatttataatattgctAAGTTTTATAAAGCATATGCTCTCCCCAGCATTTCCATTTAAAATAAAGAGTTTATTAGAGTCAATGTCAGTTGGTCAGtgctagagatgggtaactacccgggtaaatacccgagagcggatatttacccggtaaatacccgatatttacctacccgcgggtaaatacgcgggt
The genomic region above belongs to Cydia splendana chromosome 13, ilCydSple1.2, whole genome shotgun sequence and contains:
- the LOC134796125 gene encoding septin-2 isoform X2 gives rise to the protein MTMERERGERDYIGFATLPEQVHRKSVKRGFDFTLMVVGESGLGKSTLINSLFLGDLYKGRKIPDVQDRIEKTTSIEKKTMEIEERGVKLRLTIVDTPGFGDAINCEDSWRTCSGYIDEQFRQYFTDESGLNRRHMQDNRVHCCLYFVPPWAHSVRQVDLEMMRRLHRKVNIVVVIAKADSLTAAEVKRLKARILADLEDHQIQVYQFPECDSDEDEEFKQQDRELKAAAPFAVVAADTVLEVGGKRVRGRQYPWGIVDVENPRHSDFTKLRTMLISTHMQDLKDVTQDVHYENFRAQCISQISQHAMRERGKLKRDSMGNNSEVVITDTDRLLLQKDEEIRRMQDMLTQMQEKLKASDKKHDSIIDV
- the LOC134796125 gene encoding septin-2 isoform X1, translating into MEKSDSFAMYDINISDKDKKDPNTEKVCDGDKNQGTQISTLIKIQRERGERDYIGFATLPEQVHRKSVKRGFDFTLMVVGESGLGKSTLINSLFLGDLYKGRKIPDVQDRIEKTTSIEKKTMEIEERGVKLRLTIVDTPGFGDAINCEDSWRTCSGYIDEQFRQYFTDESGLNRRHMQDNRVHCCLYFVPPWAHSVRQVDLEMMRRLHRKVNIVVVIAKADSLTAAEVKRLKARILADLEDHQIQVYQFPECDSDEDEEFKQQDRELKAAAPFAVVAADTVLEVGGKRVRGRQYPWGIVDVENPRHSDFTKLRTMLISTHMQDLKDVTQDVHYENFRAQCISQISQHAMRERGKLKRDSMGNNSEVVITDTDRLLLQKDEEIRRMQDMLTQMQEKLKASDKKHDSIIDV
- the LOC134796125 gene encoding septin-5 isoform X3 — protein: MVVGESGLGKSTLISSLLLGDLYKGRKIPDVQDRIEKTTSIEKKTMEIEERGVKLRLTIVDTPGFGDAINCEDSWRTCSGYIDEQFRQYFTDESGLNRRHMQDNRVHCCLYFVPPWAHSVRQVDLEMMRRLHRKVNIVVVIAKADSLTAAEVKRLKARILADLEDHQIQVYQFPECDSDEDEEFKQQDRELKAAAPFAVVAADTVLEVGGKRVRGRQYPWGIVDVENPRHSDFTKLRTMLISTHMQDLKDVTQDVHYENFRAQCISQISQHAMRERGKLKRDSMGNNSEVVITDTDRLLLQKDEEIRRMQDMLTQMQEKLKASDKKHDSIIDV